A region of Jaculus jaculus isolate mJacJac1 chromosome 16, mJacJac1.mat.Y.cur, whole genome shotgun sequence DNA encodes the following proteins:
- the LOC101617100 gene encoding fatty acid-binding protein 5-like — MPAMASVKQLKGRWRLVESQGFEEYMKELGVGLALRKMGAMAKPDCIITCDGNNLSIKTESTLKTTQLNCTLGEKFEETIADGRRTQTVCTFTDGALVQHQEWDGKESTITRKLKNGKLVVDCVINNVTCTRVYEKVE; from the coding sequence ATGCCTGCCATGGCCTCCGTAAAGCAGCTCAAGGGGAGGTGGCGCCTGGTGGAAAGCCAAGGCTTTGAAGAGTACATGAAGGAGCTGGGAGTGGGCCTCGCTCTGCGGAAAATGGGTGCGATGGCCAAACCAGACTGCATCATAACCTGTGATGGCAATAACCTCTCCATCAAAACTGAGAGCACTTTGAAAACAACACAGCTGAACTGCACCCTGGGAGAGAAATTTGAAGAAACCATAGCTGATGGCAGAAGGACTCAGACGGTCTGCACCTTCACCGATGGTGCTTTGGTCCAGCACCAGGAGTGGGACGGGAAGGAGAGCACGATCACCAGAAAGCTGAAGAACGGGAAGCTAGTGGTGGATTGTGTCATAAACAATGTCACCTGTACCCGAGTCTATGAAAAAGTTGAATAA